One segment of Hemitrygon akajei unplaced genomic scaffold, sHemAka1.3 Scf000151, whole genome shotgun sequence DNA contains the following:
- the LOC140724007 gene encoding probable G-protein coupled receptor 139 yields the protein MIEEFYRIRKIYFLIIAAIGFPVNIVAIAILSRGKCGLSTCTTRYLVAMAAADLTAVVTALFTRAKYYFPGSFLETYPLCSIIFVLQCASRDCSVWLTVTFTFDRFVAICCQKLKASYCTGRSAALVLVITCTIMCLKNIPFYFIHNPREIINGVLWFCKLNPAYYTEHQWVSFDRFDKSLTPLIPFALILVLNALTVRHILAASRVRMGLRSQRKGENCSDPEMESRRRSAILLFTISGSFIILWLATVVNFFKYNVGGTDPNNYTYSEFILQALGYMLQNLSLCTNTFIYGVTQSKFRQQFIAAVKWPVITIVRLTRRQNN from the coding sequence TGAATATAGTAGCGATTGCAATCCTGTCccgggggaagtgcggcctctccacgtgCACCACACGCTACCTGGTTGctatggcagcggcggatctgacGGCTGTCGTCACTGCGCTCTTCACACGGGCCAAGTACTATTTCCCGGGATCCTTCCTGGAGACGTATCCCTTGTGTAGCATTATCTTTGTACTGCAATGTGCTTCCAGAGACTGTTCGGTCTGGCtcaccgtcaccttcaccttcgatcggtttgtcgccatttgttgtcaGAAGTTAAAAGCCAGCTATTGCACAGGAAGGTCCGCGGCCTTGGTTCTGGTGATCACCTGCACTATTATGTGTTTAAAAAATATCCCCTTCTATTTCATTCATAACCCAAGAGAGATAATTAACGGTGTTTTATGGTTTTGTAAGCTCAACCCAGCTTATTACACTGAACACCAGTGGGTGAGCTTTGACCGATTCGACAAGAGTTTAACCCCGCTGATTCCATTCGCACTAATTCTGGtcctcaacgctctgacggtccgGCACATTTTAGCGGCCAGTCGGGTTCGTATGGGACTGAGGAGTCAGAGAAAGGGGGAGAACTGCAGTGACCCGGAAATGGAAAGCAGGCGGCGCTCTGCCATCCTCCTCTTCACCATATCCGGCAGCTTTATCATTTTGTGGTTGGCGACTGTTGTCAATTTCTTCAAGTATAACGTCGGAGGGACAGATCCCAATAATTACACCTATTCTGAATTCATTTTACAGGCACTTGGATACATGTTACAGAACCTGAGtctgtgcacgaacacatttatataTGGAGTAACACAGTCTAAGTTCAGACAGCAGTTCATAGCCGCAGTTAAATGGCCAGTGATCACAATTGTACGCTTAACCAGGAGACAAAACAACTGA